A window of the Microbulbifer aggregans genome harbors these coding sequences:
- a CDS encoding efflux RND transporter periplasmic adaptor subunit, translating to MKLYGSVRPSLALLLAAVVAISACSDSQNTEKPVERVWPVKVASVSSAGDVSARQFAGRVKAVQTVDLSFQVGGKLQEVKFSEGEFVPKGRVIAALDDRDFRRRVKEARVNLQLLEKTLERQQALKERNVISSQQLDETQTNYDLAKVALENAEQDLAYTRLSVPFDALVTRQLVESYSNVQKGQGVVRLQNVSEVRVQVSVPERLLATIDADRVESITASFEFLPGKEFPLEYREHQAEADSVTQTYVVELGMARPEKVQILPGMTARVKLRLKQDVGELRVPLSAVQTNADGTPYVWQINDDHSVSRIDVELGRTDGDSVQVTAGLNPGAMLVAAGGQHLYEGAKVRNYAAAAAAQPVAETEQ from the coding sequence ATGAAATTGTACGGAAGTGTCCGTCCTTCACTGGCGTTGCTGCTCGCGGCTGTCGTTGCCATTTCCGCTTGCAGCGATTCGCAAAATACCGAGAAACCGGTCGAGCGTGTGTGGCCGGTAAAGGTTGCCAGTGTCTCCAGCGCTGGTGACGTTTCTGCGCGCCAGTTTGCCGGGCGGGTAAAGGCGGTACAGACGGTGGACCTGTCGTTCCAGGTCGGCGGCAAGTTGCAGGAAGTGAAATTCAGTGAGGGGGAGTTTGTCCCCAAGGGTCGGGTGATTGCCGCCCTGGATGATCGGGATTTTCGCCGGCGTGTGAAGGAGGCTCGCGTGAACCTTCAGCTGCTGGAAAAGACACTCGAGCGGCAGCAGGCCCTGAAGGAGCGCAACGTGATTTCCTCGCAGCAGCTGGACGAGACGCAGACCAATTACGACCTGGCCAAAGTAGCGCTTGAGAATGCCGAGCAGGACCTCGCCTACACCCGCCTGAGCGTGCCGTTTGATGCGCTGGTCACGCGCCAGCTGGTCGAGAGCTACTCCAATGTACAGAAGGGCCAGGGCGTGGTGCGCTTGCAGAACGTATCTGAGGTCCGTGTCCAGGTATCGGTACCTGAGCGGCTGCTGGCAACCATTGATGCGGATCGGGTCGAGTCTATTACCGCGAGCTTCGAGTTCCTGCCAGGTAAGGAGTTTCCGCTGGAGTACCGCGAGCATCAGGCCGAAGCCGATAGCGTGACACAGACCTATGTCGTGGAGCTGGGCATGGCCCGCCCGGAAAAAGTACAGATACTGCCCGGAATGACAGCGCGGGTGAAACTGCGCCTGAAACAGGACGTGGGCGAATTGCGGGTGCCACTGTCCGCGGTACAGACGAACGCTGATGGCACACCCTATGTCTGGCAGATCAACGACGACCACAGTGTCTCGCGTATCGACGTTGAGCTTGGACGCACTGACGGAGATTCCGTGCAGGTAACAGCGGGGCTCAACCCCGGCGCGATGCTGGTAGCGGCTGGTGGCCAACATCTCTACGAAGGCGCCAAAGTGCGTAATTATGCAGCCGCGGCGGCAGCACAACCTGTTGCCGAGACCGAGCAGTAA
- a CDS encoding TetR/AcrR family transcriptional regulator → MSKVDKETIIRAAEEVVRERGARKLTLDAVAAQCGLSKGGLLHHFRTKQALLQAMLESSIACEAELVEEYAAEGGSNGGPLASRICSAFCMMQDDEGLPRALIAAVAEDPALLEPIKAKEAKIRSELTENCSDPDFALLLLLATRGLFLGRVLGVLEPDDPIFERLRKRLLSLAADLD, encoded by the coding sequence ATGTCCAAGGTCGACAAAGAGACCATCATTCGCGCTGCCGAGGAGGTGGTGCGGGAGCGTGGTGCTCGCAAGCTGACACTGGACGCGGTGGCGGCACAGTGCGGCCTGAGCAAGGGTGGACTGTTGCACCACTTTCGCACCAAGCAGGCTCTGCTGCAGGCGATGCTGGAGTCATCCATCGCCTGCGAGGCAGAGCTGGTGGAGGAATATGCAGCCGAGGGTGGCAGCAACGGGGGCCCGCTGGCATCCCGTATTTGTTCCGCCTTCTGCATGATGCAGGACGATGAGGGCCTGCCGCGTGCGCTGATTGCCGCGGTGGCCGAGGATCCGGCCCTGCTGGAGCCGATCAAGGCCAAAGAGGCCAAGATCCGCAGTGAGCTGACAGAAAACTGCAGTGACCCTGATTTCGCCCTGCTGTTGCTGCTCGCCACTCGTGGCCTGTTCCTCGGGCGTGTGCTCGGGGTATTGGAGCCCGATGACCCCATTTTCGAACGTCTGCGCAAACGCCTGTTGTCTCTGGCGGCAGACCTCGACTGA
- the aceE gene encoding pyruvate dehydrogenase (acetyl-transferring), homodimeric type: MQLDVQELIDSQDLELQEWLESLEDILRHHGAERAKGMLQALQERLVRHGVQLDEAPLNTPYRNTIPLSEQPAYPGDLSIEQRIENLNRWNAMAMVLQAADSGTGVGGHIATYASAATMLEVGFNHFFRCRDSEYGGDLLNVQAHAAPGIYARAYLEGRLTEQQLKNFRRQLQPGGGLSSYPHPRQMPDFWQAPTASMGLSTPSAIYQARFAKYLEARGLKPLNGGKVWNFIGDGEADEPEVLGTINIASRENLDNLVLVINCNLQRLDGPVRGNGKVIQELERSFRGADWQVIKVVWGSGWDTLLQNDRNGVLQRRMDETLDGDYQLYSTRPGGAQREHWVEHSPELRALMSSLTDDEVREIKRGGQDPKKIHAAFARAAEACGKPTVILVKTVKGDGLGDSTQGKNTAHQKKQFSDQERINIGRKLGIPLTDEELARASLYRPPADSEELQYLLDRRCALGGGMPARRVDCEQLSAPDEALFEEFFRGSGERPISTTMAIVKMMAKLLKDGQLGKYIVPIVPDEARTFGMEALFREAGIYAPGGQKYQPVDGDSLLPYREAADGQILQEGICEAGAMASFLAAGTAYANHGVPTIPLYIFYSMFGFQRVGDMIWAAADSMCRGFLIGGTAGRTTLNGEGLQHQDGHSHILASTVPNMRSYDPAFAFELAILLREGVEAMYGRGEEVFYYLTVYNENYPMPAMPTGDRQAIAEGVRRGLYRYRAGRCSDTKLPPVQLFGSGSIMQEVLKAQEFLAERGIQADVWSVTSYTELARDAEQVERRNREAPGDGQRSYLQHMLSGLEGPVVACTDYMRALPASIARWVPGPYVTLGTDGFGVSESRESLRQYFEVDAASIAYAAMAALCEQGAISPDELASLRAGLGVGGKVPRAADGEFQWGRG, translated from the coding sequence ATGCAGTTGGATGTTCAGGAGTTAATCGACAGCCAGGATCTGGAGCTCCAGGAGTGGCTGGAGTCGCTGGAAGATATCCTGCGCCACCATGGCGCCGAGCGAGCCAAAGGCATGCTACAGGCATTGCAGGAGCGTCTCGTCAGGCATGGTGTGCAGCTGGACGAGGCACCGCTGAATACACCGTATCGCAACACGATTCCGCTCTCCGAACAGCCCGCGTATCCGGGTGATCTGAGCATCGAACAGCGCATCGAGAACCTCAACCGCTGGAATGCGATGGCCATGGTCTTGCAGGCTGCGGACAGTGGCACCGGAGTCGGCGGGCATATTGCCACCTATGCCTCGGCGGCGACCATGCTCGAAGTGGGCTTCAATCATTTCTTTCGCTGCCGGGATAGTGAGTACGGTGGCGACCTGCTGAATGTGCAGGCCCACGCGGCGCCGGGAATTTATGCCAGAGCCTATCTGGAAGGACGCCTGACGGAGCAACAGCTCAAGAATTTCCGTCGCCAGCTGCAGCCGGGCGGCGGGCTCTCCTCTTACCCGCATCCGCGCCAGATGCCGGATTTCTGGCAGGCGCCTACCGCGTCCATGGGACTCTCCACCCCCTCCGCAATTTACCAGGCCCGCTTTGCCAAATATCTGGAGGCCCGGGGACTGAAACCTCTCAATGGCGGCAAGGTCTGGAATTTTATCGGTGACGGTGAGGCTGACGAACCCGAAGTACTCGGCACCATCAATATTGCCTCCCGTGAAAACCTCGACAACCTGGTACTGGTCATCAACTGCAACCTGCAACGGCTGGATGGGCCGGTACGTGGCAATGGCAAGGTGATCCAGGAGCTGGAGCGCAGCTTCCGCGGCGCCGACTGGCAGGTGATCAAGGTGGTCTGGGGCAGCGGCTGGGACACCCTGTTGCAGAATGATCGCAACGGCGTGCTGCAGCGACGGATGGATGAAACCCTCGACGGCGATTACCAGCTGTATTCGACCCGACCCGGTGGCGCGCAGCGTGAGCACTGGGTAGAGCACTCTCCGGAACTGCGGGCGCTGATGAGTAGCCTGACCGATGACGAAGTTCGGGAAATCAAACGTGGCGGCCAGGATCCGAAGAAAATTCATGCCGCCTTCGCCAGGGCTGCAGAGGCCTGTGGCAAGCCCACGGTGATACTGGTGAAGACCGTCAAAGGCGATGGTCTCGGTGACTCGACGCAGGGCAAGAATACAGCCCATCAGAAAAAGCAGTTCTCCGACCAGGAACGCATCAATATTGGCAGAAAACTGGGTATCCCTTTAACGGATGAAGAGCTGGCCCGTGCCAGCCTTTACCGGCCGCCGGCAGACTCGGAGGAGCTGCAATACCTGCTGGATCGGCGTTGCGCACTCGGTGGCGGGATGCCTGCCCGCCGTGTGGACTGCGAGCAGTTGAGTGCGCCCGATGAAGCGCTGTTTGAAGAATTTTTCCGTGGCAGCGGAGAGCGTCCGATTTCGACGACGATGGCTATCGTCAAGATGATGGCGAAGCTGCTGAAGGACGGGCAGTTAGGTAAATATATCGTACCGATTGTTCCGGATGAGGCGCGCACCTTTGGTATGGAGGCCCTGTTCCGGGAGGCTGGTATTTATGCGCCGGGAGGGCAGAAGTACCAGCCGGTGGATGGCGACAGCCTGCTGCCGTATCGCGAAGCTGCGGACGGGCAGATCCTTCAGGAAGGGATTTGTGAAGCCGGGGCAATGGCCTCATTCCTGGCCGCCGGCACAGCCTATGCCAATCACGGTGTGCCCACGATTCCCCTGTATATTTTCTACAGTATGTTCGGCTTCCAACGCGTGGGGGACATGATCTGGGCAGCGGCTGACAGCATGTGCCGCGGCTTTCTGATCGGGGGCACGGCAGGTCGGACCACGCTTAATGGTGAGGGCTTGCAACACCAGGATGGGCACTCCCATATCTTGGCGTCGACCGTGCCGAACATGCGCAGTTACGATCCGGCATTTGCGTTCGAGCTGGCGATATTACTGCGCGAAGGGGTTGAGGCTATGTACGGACGCGGTGAGGAAGTTTTCTACTATCTCACCGTCTATAACGAGAATTACCCCATGCCCGCGATGCCGACAGGTGACCGCCAGGCAATCGCAGAGGGCGTGCGCCGGGGCCTGTATCGGTACCGGGCCGGCCGGTGTTCTGACACAAAGCTGCCACCGGTTCAGCTATTCGGCAGCGGCAGCATCATGCAGGAAGTGCTCAAGGCCCAGGAGTTCTTGGCGGAACGTGGAATCCAGGCTGATGTCTGGAGTGTCACCAGCTACACCGAGCTCGCGCGGGACGCGGAGCAGGTGGAGCGCCGGAATCGCGAGGCGCCCGGGGATGGGCAGCGTTCCTACCTGCAGCACATGCTGTCAGGCCTCGAGGGGCCTGTGGTGGCATGTACCGATTACATGCGAGCATTGCCCGCCAGCATTGCCCGCTGGGTACCGGGCCCTTATGTCACGCTGGGCACGGATGGGTTTGGTGTGAGTGAGTCCCGCGAAAGTCTGCGTCAGTATTTCGAAGTCGACGCCGCCAGTATCGCGTATGCCGCAATGGCTGCGCTATGCGAGCAGGGGGCAATCAGCCCCGATGAACTGGCGTCTCTGCGCGCAGGGCTTGGCGTGGGCGGCAAAGTCCCTCGTGCGGCGGACGGTGAATTTCAGTGGGGGAGGGGATAA
- the megL gene encoding methionine gamma-lyase gives MWESKNIETNVIHGGKKSQGEFGPLSTPIYQTSTFVFDNVQQGADRFAGEDQGHIYSRLGNPTVDELEARMAVLEETEAAAAFGSGMGAVSAAIFALLKAGDHLITSHRLYGCTFALFNHQLPALGIEVSFVDLADEQALRAAIKPNTRVIYGETPINPCMTVMDLDMIGGIGREHEITTVIDNTFMSPILQRPAKHGIDLVLHSATKYLNGHGDVVAGILCGSAELINHIKMTTRKDIGAIMSPHDAWLVMRGLKTLHLRVQRHSENAQAVAEFLQDHSAIEKVYYPGLPDHPGYRLLGKQMLGAGGVMAFELKCSFEQAVGFINQLQMCKRAVSLGDAETLIQHPASMTHSTYGPEELAEAGISRTLIRLAVGLENAEDIMADLGQALDSIR, from the coding sequence ATGTGGGAATCAAAAAACATCGAGACCAATGTCATTCACGGCGGCAAAAAGTCGCAGGGTGAGTTCGGTCCGCTGTCTACACCGATTTACCAGACATCGACCTTTGTCTTCGACAATGTGCAGCAGGGGGCCGACCGCTTTGCCGGTGAAGACCAGGGGCACATTTACTCCCGGTTGGGGAATCCCACCGTCGATGAGCTGGAAGCCCGCATGGCAGTGCTGGAGGAAACCGAGGCGGCAGCCGCTTTTGGCTCTGGTATGGGCGCGGTATCCGCGGCCATCTTTGCGCTGCTGAAAGCCGGCGATCACCTGATTACTTCCCACCGTCTCTATGGCTGCACTTTTGCCCTGTTCAATCACCAATTGCCGGCACTGGGTATCGAGGTCAGCTTTGTGGACCTGGCAGACGAGCAGGCGTTGCGCGCGGCCATCAAACCCAACACCCGGGTGATTTACGGTGAGACGCCGATCAATCCATGCATGACCGTTATGGACCTGGATATGATCGGTGGTATCGGCCGCGAGCACGAAATCACCACCGTGATCGACAACACTTTCATGTCCCCCATTCTGCAACGCCCGGCGAAGCACGGCATTGACCTGGTGCTGCATTCCGCTACCAAGTACTTGAATGGCCACGGTGACGTGGTGGCAGGCATTCTCTGTGGCTCGGCTGAGCTGATCAATCACATCAAGATGACGACCCGCAAGGACATCGGAGCCATTATGAGCCCCCACGATGCCTGGCTGGTGATGCGGGGGCTGAAAACCCTGCACCTGCGGGTACAGCGCCACAGTGAAAACGCTCAGGCGGTGGCTGAGTTTCTGCAGGACCATAGCGCCATCGAGAAAGTCTATTATCCGGGTCTCCCGGATCACCCCGGCTACAGGCTGCTCGGCAAGCAGATGCTGGGTGCCGGTGGCGTGATGGCATTCGAGCTCAAGTGCAGTTTCGAGCAGGCGGTGGGCTTCATCAACCAGCTGCAGATGTGCAAGCGTGCGGTCAGTCTGGGGGATGCCGAAACCCTGATCCAGCACCCTGCATCCATGACGCACTCCACTTACGGACCGGAAGAGCTGGCCGAAGCGGGCATCTCCAGAACGCTGATCCGCCTCGCGGTGGGCCTGGAAAATGCCGAAGACATCATGGCGGACCTGGGGCAGGCTCTGGACAGTATTCGCTGA
- a CDS encoding Lrp/AsnC family transcriptional regulator, with amino-acid sequence MLNSISSLDRTDIAILRVLQAEGRISNVELSDRVHLSPPATLARVRRLEQEGYISGYAAMLNREKLGHDNLALIEIALELHQHERIAEVLGQLVAMPEVLECYHVTGEYDYMIKVSTVNNRALDHFIATRLIPLPGIARIHTSIVLKALKQTTELDLPEP; translated from the coding sequence ATGTTAAACTCCATTTCGTCCCTGGATCGCACGGATATCGCCATCCTGAGGGTGCTGCAGGCGGAAGGGCGGATCAGTAATGTGGAGCTGTCCGACCGGGTACACCTGTCACCACCGGCGACCCTGGCCCGTGTCAGGCGTCTGGAGCAGGAAGGCTATATCAGTGGTTATGCCGCGATGCTCAACCGGGAAAAGCTGGGCCACGACAACCTGGCCCTGATTGAGATTGCCCTGGAGCTGCACCAGCACGAACGCATTGCCGAGGTGCTGGGCCAGCTGGTGGCGATGCCGGAGGTGCTCGAGTGCTATCACGTGACCGGTGAATACGACTACATGATCAAAGTCTCCACCGTAAACAACCGGGCGCTCGACCACTTCATTGCCACGCGGCTGATTCCGCTACCGGGGATAGCGCGGATTCATACCAGCATTGTGTTGAAGGCCCTGAAGCAGACAACGGAGCTGGACTTACCTGAGCCCTAG
- a CDS encoding M14 family metallopeptidase, with protein sequence MHKAISRGRARLLAGCLLATAPLWALTAQANELEAPLPKLLPWEGASEKLIMQEGEWVTPAEASGFATTPNYRQTRAFVQQLAKASPDITARDIGTSSSGRRIQLVTLTEGGSDPRSNGKPTLLVQAGIHSGEIDGKDASFMLLRDYIGGDQALRQLIQQANLLIIPILNVDGHERSGPFTRMNQRGPENSGWRTNSNNLNLNRDYAKLDTPELRAVMEIVNEYQPTLYLDVHVTDGEDYQYDITYGYNGSFASDSPAIARWLETRLQNTLDTKLTEAGHIPGPLIFGVNSKNFADGINHWTASPRFSNGLGDLRHLPTVLVENHSLKPYRQRVLGTYVLIEAALQALAEDGKQLQKAIATDQQRRPENQVLAWSTNKTPDTTVFGKTPFKGIAYKKEKNPITGDEQVVWLGKAKDYPALPVFIDNVKSVEVRVPKAFFIPKSETLALERLKAHGIESTEPEQKTVTLTQLNVDDHNFATEPFEGHFRVSATFSEDQVERNLADYVKVSTNQPLGKLAVALLDPRGPDSFFQWGFFNGIFQRTEYYEPYALVPLAEKMLEADAALKEEFEKKLQDKEFANDPRARLEFFYQRGPYYDGAYLKYPVLIKY encoded by the coding sequence ATGCATAAAGCAATCTCTCGCGGGCGCGCCAGACTGTTGGCAGGCTGCCTGCTCGCCACTGCCCCCCTCTGGGCTCTCACTGCACAAGCTAACGAGCTCGAAGCCCCTCTGCCCAAGCTGCTTCCCTGGGAGGGGGCTTCCGAAAAGCTGATCATGCAGGAGGGCGAGTGGGTGACCCCGGCAGAGGCAAGTGGTTTTGCCACCACCCCGAACTACCGGCAGACCCGCGCTTTCGTCCAGCAGCTTGCCAAGGCGAGTCCGGATATCACGGCCAGGGATATCGGCACCTCGTCCAGCGGCCGCAGGATTCAGCTGGTGACACTTACCGAGGGCGGTAGTGACCCCAGAAGCAACGGCAAGCCCACTCTGCTGGTCCAGGCCGGTATTCACTCCGGCGAGATCGACGGCAAGGACGCCAGCTTTATGCTGCTGCGGGACTATATCGGCGGCGACCAGGCGCTGCGGCAACTGATCCAGCAGGCGAACCTGCTGATCATTCCTATCCTGAATGTAGACGGGCATGAGCGCTCTGGTCCCTTCACCCGCATGAACCAGCGCGGCCCGGAAAACTCAGGCTGGCGGACCAACAGCAATAACCTGAACCTGAACCGCGACTACGCCAAGCTCGATACACCCGAGCTGCGGGCAGTGATGGAGATCGTCAACGAGTACCAGCCGACGCTGTACCTGGACGTGCATGTCACCGACGGTGAGGACTACCAGTACGACATCACCTACGGCTACAACGGCTCCTTTGCAAGCGATTCCCCGGCCATTGCCAGGTGGCTGGAAACCCGCCTGCAGAACACGCTGGACACAAAACTGACCGAAGCCGGACATATTCCCGGCCCGCTGATTTTCGGCGTGAATTCAAAGAACTTTGCCGATGGCATCAATCACTGGACAGCCAGCCCGCGCTTTTCCAATGGCCTGGGCGACCTCCGCCACCTGCCTACCGTGCTGGTAGAGAACCACTCGCTGAAGCCCTATCGCCAGCGGGTGCTCGGCACCTATGTATTGATCGAGGCAGCACTGCAGGCGCTGGCCGAGGACGGCAAGCAGCTGCAGAAAGCGATTGCCACCGACCAGCAGCGCCGCCCCGAAAACCAGGTGCTGGCATGGAGTACTAACAAGACCCCTGACACCACCGTCTTTGGCAAGACTCCGTTCAAAGGCATTGCTTATAAGAAAGAAAAGAACCCCATCACCGGCGACGAGCAGGTGGTATGGCTCGGTAAAGCCAAGGATTACCCCGCCCTGCCAGTTTTTATCGACAACGTAAAAAGTGTGGAAGTCAGGGTGCCCAAGGCCTTTTTCATTCCCAAATCAGAAACGCTGGCGCTGGAGCGCCTGAAAGCGCATGGCATTGAAAGCACGGAGCCCGAGCAGAAAACTGTGACGCTCACGCAACTGAATGTGGATGACCATAACTTCGCGACCGAGCCCTTCGAGGGCCACTTCCGCGTCTCGGCCACATTTTCGGAAGATCAGGTCGAGCGCAATCTGGCGGACTATGTCAAAGTCAGCACCAACCAGCCGCTGGGCAAGCTCGCGGTTGCGCTGCTGGACCCGCGCGGTCCCGACTCCTTCTTCCAGTGGGGATTCTTCAACGGCATATTCCAGCGCACGGAATACTATGAGCCCTACGCGCTTGTACCGCTGGCAGAAAAAATGCTCGAAGCAGACGCTGCATTGAAGGAAGAATTTGAGAAAAAGCTCCAGGACAAGGAGTTTGCCAATGACCCCAGGGCTCGCTTGGAGTTTTTCTACCAGCGCGGTCCGTATTACGACGGGGCCTACTTGAAGTATCCGGTGCTGATCAAGTACTGA